A region of Caldicoprobacter guelmensis DNA encodes the following proteins:
- the flhF gene encoding flagellar biosynthesis protein FlhF, with the protein MKVKRYIGYTAQEAMQKVKDEMGKDALILSTRKIRQKGLAGLFKRPLIEVVAASEEGDVNFPSKRTTPVYNTTNYISSIKRDDTAKVLEKLEAQISNMGELLNKLASNFRTIEVREKPGIKQEYLPYYEMLIKNEVNEDIAKGIIEKAGLIYERGYADFERCIRQVLMEHIGTPRPLEVSAGQRKVVVFVGPTGVGKTTSLAKLAAIFSIQKQMRVGLITADTYRIAAVDQLKIYAEIMELPLSILYSPREMVEALEEHRDKDVVFVDTAGKSIRDRAQEREILELISLSGADEVYLVLSCNTSYSGCLNIIKSYSFLPDYKLLFTKMDEASNYGVILNCRHLSGKPLSYIATGQSVPDDIEVADPGKLVSCIMKRVEV; encoded by the coding sequence ATGAAGGTAAAAAGGTACATTGGTTATACCGCTCAGGAAGCTATGCAAAAAGTCAAGGACGAAATGGGCAAGGATGCCCTAATACTCAGTACCCGCAAGATACGGCAAAAAGGGCTGGCAGGGTTGTTTAAAAGACCTCTTATTGAGGTGGTGGCGGCCTCAGAGGAAGGTGATGTAAATTTTCCTTCAAAAAGGACAACGCCTGTTTATAACACGACAAACTATATCTCATCCATAAAGCGCGATGATACAGCCAAGGTATTGGAGAAGCTAGAAGCCCAGATCTCAAATATGGGCGAGCTTTTAAACAAGCTGGCCAGCAACTTTAGGACAATAGAAGTCCGGGAAAAGCCGGGCATAAAACAGGAGTATCTCCCCTACTATGAAATGCTTATCAAAAACGAGGTAAATGAGGACATAGCAAAGGGTATCATTGAAAAGGCCGGCTTGATTTACGAGAGGGGTTATGCCGATTTTGAAAGGTGTATAAGGCAGGTGCTCATGGAGCACATTGGTACCCCACGGCCTCTGGAGGTGTCTGCCGGCCAACGCAAGGTAGTGGTATTTGTTGGTCCTACGGGGGTAGGCAAAACCACTTCATTGGCAAAGCTGGCAGCCATATTTTCCATACAAAAACAGATGAGGGTGGGGCTTATCACCGCCGATACCTACAGGATTGCAGCAGTGGACCAGCTAAAGATATACGCCGAAATAATGGAGCTTCCTTTGAGCATCTTATATTCTCCCCGGGAGATGGTGGAGGCGCTTGAAGAGCACAGGGATAAAGACGTGGTGTTTGTAGATACTGCCGGCAAGAGCATCAGGGACAGGGCGCAGGAAAGGGAGATACTAGAACTCATTTCCTTAAGCGGAGCCGATGAGGTGTATCTGGTGCTGAGCTGTAACACCAGCTATTCTGGATGTTTAAATATAATTAAGAGTTACAGCTTCTTGCCGGATTACAAACTGCTCTTTACAAAGATGGATGAGGCCTCCAACTATGGGGTCATATTGAACTGCCGGCATCTAAGTGGTAAACCGCTGTCGTATATTGCTACCGGCCAAAGCGTGCCTGATGATATAGAAGTGGCAGACCCCGGCAAGCTGGTATCCTGTATTATGAAAAGGGTGGAAGTTTGA